From one Deltaproteobacteria bacterium genomic stretch:
- a CDS encoding RluA family pseudouridine synthase, giving the protein MVARQRVVFEGADRVRLDQFVARIVSDRVRALSRAQAQRLIDAGDVTVNGAAARPGYRLRPGDAVEVVVRPPVEARAVPQDIPLTVLYEDEHLIAIDKPAGLVVHPAPGHPDGTLVNALLAHCRDLSGIGGALRPGIVHRLDKDTSGVMVATKTDAAHRALVDRFASGKGSAIEREYIAVVAPPPRAREGVFDTLHGRHPNDRKKFSSKVARGKRAVTHWRVVQDLAGAAVVRCTLATGRTHQIRVHFADAGSPVVGDAVYGRRRRPFADRIDRQALHAAVLAFAHPITGEPLRFESPLPDDMRRLIAALAG; this is encoded by the coding sequence CTGGTAGCGCGCCAGCGGGTCGTCTTCGAGGGGGCCGATCGCGTTCGGCTCGACCAGTTCGTGGCCCGGATCGTGTCGGACCGGGTTCGCGCGCTGTCGCGCGCGCAGGCGCAGCGCCTGATCGACGCCGGCGACGTCACCGTCAACGGCGCGGCCGCGCGCCCCGGCTATCGGTTGCGCCCGGGCGACGCGGTCGAAGTCGTCGTGCGCCCGCCGGTCGAGGCGCGCGCGGTGCCGCAGGACATCCCGCTGACGGTGCTGTACGAGGACGAGCACCTGATCGCGATCGACAAGCCGGCCGGGCTCGTCGTCCACCCGGCGCCGGGCCATCCCGACGGCACGCTGGTCAACGCGCTGCTCGCGCACTGCCGCGACCTGTCCGGGATCGGCGGGGCGTTGCGCCCGGGCATCGTCCATCGCCTCGACAAGGACACCTCCGGCGTGATGGTCGCGACCAAGACCGACGCGGCGCACCGGGCACTGGTCGACCGGTTCGCCTCCGGCAAGGGCAGCGCGATCGAGCGCGAGTACATCGCGGTGGTGGCGCCGCCGCCGCGGGCGCGCGAGGGCGTGTTCGACACGCTGCACGGCCGCCACCCGAACGACCGCAAGAAGTTCTCGTCGAAGGTGGCGCGCGGCAAGCGAGCGGTGACGCACTGGCGCGTGGTGCAAGACCTCGCCGGCGCGGCGGTGGTGCGCTGCACGCTCGCCACCGGCCGCACCCACCAGATCCGCGTCCACTTCGCGGACGCCGGCTCGCCGGTCGTGGGCGACGCGGTCTACGGCCGGCGCCGCCGGCCGTTCGCGGACCGGATCGACCGGCAGGCGCTGCACGCGGCGGTGCTGGCGTTCGCGCACCCGATCACCGGCGAGCCCTTGCGGTTCGAGTCGCCGCTGCCGGACGACATGCGGCGGCTCATCGCGGCGCTCGCCGGCTGA
- a CDS encoding GAF domain-containing protein — MSTGARAAGRHARMNILATSSLLAALVTLAIGASVLLRDRTRKTYTSFASFTFTLALWHLLNFVARATGSELFAWLALWPAATIPPTALRFFRHFLAEPRLGGKPRPPRVTLVWTVAAYLALIYSAIRALTGRTPIHGELWFQIPFGAYVFGGLYRCVLDLYLQYRATVTKVEKTRIRYLMLGGLVSITLALTDYLPQRFGIAWPTIGNVLTILYLYFLSQTLFRYRLLDLNELVGKIVVLGTLVVLLSAVYGLLLAWVGGGQEGLFLLNTLVASFVILILFEPVRTRLENSINRWLLRQRHELRGRLERLRASLVNVVNVNTMVHIILAALEESRRVTHASVYLLDSDGGGYDLAGHYGEKPIERIEAAAYRPLLDRLREGPIDIDTLRRELEFLEAASASSQKTAIESLDAIARAMDDMHASIVVPMLGSEETEKGPWLLGLIAVRDERADTAFGVDEIDLFAQVAAQAALTIENTQAFEQMKERDRLADIGQMAAGLAHEIRNPLGAIKGAAQLLVGPDGAPIKSQQDISEFLDIIIQETDRLNKVVTQFLDYARPARGETSDHVQVDLNEVVRKTVQLLEASDDAANVEITVKLDDLLPPVAGDPEQLRQVFLNLGLNALQAMPDGGHLEIITTRRRRSALGYGSFAEVRFRDTGPGIPRDKRKNLFIPFYTTKQKGTGLGLAISQRIVTQHNGTIEVRSREGHGATFSVFLPALGPSLAPRTAEQVAESPTQPLHALRADVEPEEPTDPGAGTDPGSDPGRPRADTAEPHRTRGSMVESGEV, encoded by the coding sequence ATGTCGACCGGGGCCCGCGCGGCGGGTCGTCACGCGCGCATGAACATCCTCGCCACATCGTCGCTGCTCGCGGCGCTCGTCACCCTCGCGATCGGCGCGTCCGTGCTGCTGCGCGACCGGACCCGCAAGACCTACACATCGTTCGCGTCGTTCACGTTCACGCTCGCGCTGTGGCACCTGCTGAACTTCGTCGCCCGCGCGACCGGCAGCGAGCTGTTCGCGTGGCTCGCGCTGTGGCCGGCGGCCACGATCCCGCCGACCGCGTTGCGGTTCTTCCGCCACTTCTTGGCGGAGCCGCGCCTCGGCGGCAAACCGCGGCCGCCGCGGGTCACGCTCGTATGGACGGTCGCCGCCTATCTGGCCCTGATCTACTCGGCGATCCGCGCGCTCACCGGCCGGACGCCGATCCACGGCGAGTTGTGGTTCCAGATCCCGTTTGGCGCCTACGTGTTCGGCGGGCTGTACCGGTGCGTCCTCGATCTCTACCTGCAGTACCGCGCCACCGTCACGAAGGTCGAAAAGACGCGCATCCGCTACCTGATGCTGGGCGGCCTGGTGTCGATCACGCTCGCGCTCACCGACTACCTGCCGCAGAGGTTCGGCATCGCATGGCCCACGATCGGCAACGTCCTCACCATCCTGTATCTGTACTTCCTGTCCCAGACGCTGTTTCGCTATCGCCTGCTCGACCTCAACGAACTGGTCGGCAAGATCGTCGTACTCGGCACGCTCGTCGTGCTGCTGTCCGCCGTGTACGGCCTATTGCTCGCGTGGGTCGGCGGCGGGCAAGAGGGCCTGTTCCTGCTCAACACCCTCGTCGCCTCGTTCGTGATTCTGATCCTGTTCGAGCCGGTCCGCACGCGGCTGGAAAACAGCATCAACCGGTGGCTGTTGCGCCAGCGCCACGAACTGCGCGGCCGCCTCGAGCGGTTGCGCGCGTCGCTCGTGAACGTGGTCAACGTCAACACGATGGTCCACATCATTCTCGCCGCACTCGAGGAGTCGCGGCGCGTCACCCACGCGTCGGTCTACCTGCTCGATTCCGACGGCGGCGGGTACGACCTGGCCGGTCACTACGGCGAAAAACCGATCGAGCGCATCGAGGCGGCGGCCTACCGGCCGCTGCTGGATCGGCTCCGCGAGGGGCCGATCGACATCGACACGCTCCGCCGCGAACTGGAGTTTCTCGAGGCGGCGAGCGCCAGCTCGCAAAAGACGGCCATCGAATCGCTCGACGCGATCGCGCGGGCGATGGACGACATGCACGCGTCCATCGTCGTGCCGATGCTCGGCTCCGAGGAGACGGAAAAAGGACCTTGGTTGCTCGGCTTGATCGCGGTGCGCGACGAGCGCGCCGACACCGCGTTCGGCGTCGACGAGATCGACCTGTTCGCGCAAGTGGCCGCGCAGGCGGCGCTGACGATCGAGAACACGCAGGCATTCGAACAAATGAAGGAGCGCGACCGCCTGGCCGACATCGGCCAGATGGCGGCCGGCCTCGCGCACGAGATCCGCAACCCGCTCGGCGCGATCAAGGGAGCCGCCCAGCTACTCGTCGGCCCCGATGGTGCGCCGATCAAGTCGCAGCAGGACATCAGCGAGTTCCTCGACATCATCATTCAGGAGACCGACCGCCTCAACAAGGTCGTGACCCAGTTTCTCGACTATGCCCGGCCGGCCCGCGGAGAGACGAGCGACCACGTCCAGGTCGACCTCAACGAAGTCGTCCGCAAGACGGTGCAACTGCTCGAGGCCAGCGACGATGCGGCCAACGTGGAGATCACCGTCAAGCTCGACGACCTGCTGCCGCCGGTCGCGGGCGATCCCGAGCAGCTCCGCCAGGTGTTCCTCAACCTCGGGCTCAACGCGCTCCAGGCGATGCCGGACGGCGGTCACCTCGAGATCATCACAACGCGGCGGCGGCGCAGCGCGCTCGGCTACGGCTCGTTTGCGGAGGTCCGGTTTCGCGACACCGGCCCGGGCATCCCCCGCGACAAGCGCAAGAACCTGTTCATCCCGTTTTACACGACCAAGCAGAAGGGCACCGGCCTGGGGCTCGCGATCTCGCAGCGCATCGTCACGCAGCACAACGGCACGATCGAGGTGCGCTCGCGCGAGGGCCACGGCGCGACCTTTTCCGTGTTCCTGCCGGCCCTGGGGCCGTCGCTGGCCCCGCGCACCGCCGAACAAGTCGCCGAATCGCCGACCCAGCCGCTGCACGCGCTCCGGGCCGACGTCGAGCCGGAGGAGCCGACCGATCCCGGCGCCGGCACCGACCCGGGCAGCGACCCGGGCCGGCCGCGCGCCGACACCGCCGAGCCGCACCGCACCAGGGGCTCAATGGTAGAGTCCGGCGAGGTATGA
- a CDS encoding L-seryl-tRNA(Sec) selenium transferase: MVAWRPVNAQTKQLLRRLPKVDALLRESDVAAIAAPRWAVAEAARRAIDRRRRQILAGEAERPDVTAAEVEAIARDLVRPSLRRVINATGVVLHTNLGRAPLPEAAADRVREIATGYSNLEYDVDGRSRGSRHAHLAGVLRDLTGAEDVAVVNNNAGAVLIALSALAAGREVVVSRGELVEIGGSFRIPDVMRLSGARLVEVGTTNKTHARDYTAAICDDTALLLKVHRSNFDVVGFTAEVELDELVAIGRAHGLPTMIDLGSGALITSADQRAIGLPGEPSVREALATGVDLATFSGDKLLGGPQAGVLAGRAAAISAVRAHPLMRALRPDKMTIAALEATASLYRDGALDQIPAIAMLRAGAEQLRARADAIVARVGEPPAWLAVAVRACDSAVGGGAMPRAALPSWAVALRPRDPDRPGCSAGAIDRKLRARPVPIVGRIADDEVWLDVRTVRDAEVASVADAIRSL, encoded by the coding sequence ATGGTAGCCTGGCGGCCGGTGAACGCGCAGACCAAACAACTGCTTCGCCGGCTGCCGAAGGTGGACGCGCTGCTCCGCGAGTCGGACGTGGCGGCGATCGCGGCGCCGCGCTGGGCGGTCGCGGAGGCGGCGCGGCGGGCGATCGACCGGCGCCGCCGGCAGATCCTCGCGGGAGAGGCGGAGCGGCCCGACGTCACCGCTGCCGAGGTGGAGGCGATCGCTCGCGATCTGGTCCGGCCGTCGTTGCGGCGTGTGATCAACGCGACCGGCGTTGTGCTGCACACGAACCTGGGCCGCGCGCCGCTACCGGAGGCGGCGGCGGACCGCGTCCGCGAGATCGCCACCGGCTACAGCAACCTCGAGTATGACGTGGACGGTCGTTCCCGCGGGTCGCGCCACGCCCATCTGGCCGGCGTGTTGCGCGACCTCACCGGCGCCGAGGACGTCGCGGTGGTCAACAACAACGCCGGGGCGGTCCTGATCGCCCTGTCGGCGCTCGCCGCCGGGCGCGAGGTGGTCGTATCGCGCGGCGAGCTGGTCGAAATCGGCGGGTCGTTTCGCATTCCCGACGTCATGCGCCTGTCGGGCGCGCGCCTCGTCGAGGTTGGCACCACCAACAAGACCCACGCCCGCGACTACACGGCCGCAATTTGTGACGACACCGCACTTTTATTGAAGGTGCATCGGTCCAACTTCGATGTGGTCGGCTTTACCGCCGAGGTGGAACTCGACGAGCTGGTCGCGATCGGCCGGGCGCACGGTCTGCCGACGATGATCGATCTCGGATCCGGTGCGCTGATTACGAGCGCCGACCAGCGGGCGATCGGCCTGCCGGGCGAGCCGAGCGTCCGCGAGGCGCTCGCCACCGGGGTCGACTTGGCGACGTTTTCCGGCGACAAGCTGCTCGGGGGCCCGCAGGCCGGCGTGCTCGCGGGGCGCGCGGCGGCGATCTCCGCGGTCCGCGCCCATCCGCTGATGCGCGCCTTGCGCCCCGACAAGATGACGATCGCCGCGCTCGAGGCGACCGCGTCGCTCTACCGCGACGGGGCGCTCGATCAGATCCCGGCGATCGCGATGCTTCGCGCCGGCGCCGAGCAGCTTCGCGCGCGCGCCGACGCGATCGTCGCGCGGGTCGGCGAACCGCCGGCGTGGCTGGCGGTCGCGGTTCGAGCGTGCGACTCGGCGGTTGGCGGCGGCGCGATGCCGCGGGCGGCGCTGCCGTCGTGGGCGGTCGCGCTGCGGCCGCGCGATCCCGACCGGCCCGGCTGCAGCGCCGGCGCGATCGACCGCAAGCTGCGCGCGCGGCCGGTGCCGATCGTCGGTCGAATTGCGGACGACGAGGTGTGGCTCGACGTCCGCACCGTGCGCGACGCCGAGGTCGCCTCGGTGGCCGACGCGATCCGCTCGCTGTGA
- a CDS encoding sigma-54-dependent Fis family transcriptional regulator, translating to MTAHGRILVADDERNLRRVLSAILQRDGYEVVEATDGAEALERLDSDIDVVITDLKMPRVDGMEVLEQVTRREPGTPVIMITAFGTVDNAVASVKAGAFDYIEKPFDQDQIRQIVAKAVKQSAANRRALRAIAEEGEARGRFGLVGDSPEMRDIYDVIEKVADTPSTVLITGESGTGKELVARALHEHSARRDKPFIRINCAAIPKTLMESELFGYEKGAFTGATNSKPGRFELADGGTLFLDEIGEIPVEMQVKLLRAIQESEFERVGGIKTLKVDVRLVTATNRDLEQEVRAGTFREDLYYRLNVVPIRIPPLRERKSDIPLLVDHIIRKFNLRLKKDIAGISDAALARLQEHSWPGNIRELENVLERTLLFCKGATIDVTDLPEELGDAPATGDRIASERRPAVAAGDPIASGQPASLKDIVRAETTRVEKELIARALDETGGNVTQAAKLLKISRKSLQMKMKEFGLRDREAPDPPAKS from the coding sequence ATGACCGCCCATGGCCGCATTCTCGTCGCCGACGACGAGCGCAACCTCCGGCGCGTCCTGTCCGCGATCTTGCAGCGCGACGGCTACGAGGTCGTCGAAGCGACCGACGGCGCCGAGGCGCTCGAACGGCTCGACAGCGACATCGACGTCGTGATCACCGACCTCAAGATGCCTCGGGTCGACGGGATGGAGGTGCTCGAACAGGTCACGCGGCGCGAACCGGGCACGCCGGTCATCATGATCACGGCGTTTGGCACGGTCGACAATGCGGTCGCGTCGGTCAAGGCCGGCGCGTTCGACTACATCGAGAAGCCGTTCGACCAGGACCAGATCCGGCAGATCGTGGCGAAAGCGGTCAAGCAGAGCGCCGCGAACCGCCGCGCCCTGCGCGCGATCGCCGAGGAAGGTGAAGCCCGCGGCCGCTTCGGCCTCGTCGGCGACAGCCCGGAGATGCGGGACATCTACGACGTGATCGAAAAGGTCGCGGACACGCCGTCGACCGTGCTCATCACGGGGGAGTCCGGCACAGGCAAGGAGCTGGTCGCACGCGCGCTGCACGAGCACAGCGCGCGGCGCGACAAGCCGTTCATTCGCATCAACTGCGCGGCGATCCCAAAGACGCTCATGGAGTCGGAGCTGTTCGGCTACGAAAAGGGCGCGTTCACGGGCGCGACGAACTCCAAACCGGGACGATTCGAACTGGCCGATGGCGGTACGTTGTTTCTCGACGAGATCGGCGAGATTCCCGTCGAGATGCAGGTGAAGCTGCTGCGGGCGATCCAGGAGTCGGAGTTCGAGCGGGTCGGCGGCATCAAGACGCTCAAAGTGGACGTTCGGCTGGTGACGGCGACCAATCGCGACCTCGAGCAGGAAGTGCGCGCCGGGACGTTCCGCGAGGACCTGTACTACCGACTGAACGTCGTACCGATCCGCATTCCGCCGCTGCGCGAGCGCAAGTCGGATATCCCGCTGCTCGTCGACCACATCATCCGCAAGTTCAACTTGCGGCTGAAAAAGGATATCGCCGGCATATCGGACGCCGCGCTGGCCCGGCTGCAGGAGCACTCGTGGCCCGGCAACATTCGCGAGCTCGAGAACGTGCTCGAACGCACGCTGCTGTTCTGCAAGGGGGCCACGATCGATGTGACCGACCTGCCGGAGGAGTTGGGCGACGCGCCTGCGACCGGCGACCGCATTGCCAGCGAGCGGCGCCCCGCGGTCGCGGCCGGCGACCCGATCGCCAGCGGCCAGCCGGCGTCCCTCAAGGACATCGTTCGGGCGGAGACGACGCGAGTCGAAAAGGAGCTCATCGCCCGGGCGCTCGACGAAACCGGCGGCAACGTGACGCAGGCCGCAAAGCTGCTCAAGATCAGCCGCAAGAGTCTTCAGATGAAGATGAAGGAGTTCGGCTTGCGCGATCGCGAGGCGCCCGACCCGCCCGCGAAGTCGTAG